The following proteins are encoded in a genomic region of Leishmania major strain Friedlin complete genome, chromosome 25:
- a CDS encoding putative kinesin, with amino-acid sequence MSSSSIKVAVRCRPLFGQERPAGGLDIQNRRILLDSKTYDPDFTFSPTSTQEDVFQACRPILQCVKEGMNGTIMVYGQTGTGKTYTMLGSEDGEQGLVHKVVANMLEHVQRKIADGAQCALTLSMIEIYNEHLTDMLSPNGEEEVTLISGFPRFTHKATLCRVNDAIETIQRGLSWRHTAATLMNERSSRSHVVFIFDMEEYNAFTEQTEVAHLFMIDLAGSESLKKSQASGVAAGEAGKINKSLLALKSVFLALSNTNEATRPSHVPYRDSKLTELLQDSIGGTARTLMIACISSVGRDIEETKSTLLYAVKARSIRNAANTEKEKLLVRLRSMEVENQKLRNRLQERVNERGGYYVTKEEHEQTQEMAESYDQLKEAVEQLMQDRQSSDARQHIWESQVKVLNALLVDKEAELQNFKEVYHEALKRFEHQAAALQRVIRGGVAEAKDAVKTSFTDNYARLQAWRTELLNSLEEPVPTTLPPLPLSPACCPQNDAAAATAVANEEEVMRQKADDSAFRCPLDAVAATSPERRSCTPPPSQALLSGGTQSLSQTAGSRGVAGPTPNGSPSRTAVAAAAVSQHPSRVMAAAAPYSARGSTTSSLQRGSVTSGAPSASVSPTRRAGRPRCGGGGTAASSGPRRCPVGNSNSTGALRGSGAPPLSSPPLPPTPLPATAVTDVPTKDDSKEYCGSTLVTSVMDASAPLLVSRTTSSSMAPPAWSAVMAEYDAQCLRTVHRLNESVDALLSECLKLFTDYKEHAERAELKRRRGVEEVCQRLRTELDSNLKQLQRVEAVGERDVQEVRERFSDRLRLRTKMPSLADAAPFQLAVRDACAEVIRHASHVFPHPSTPADAEAALDVIVRNVQRCSATFTLQSLDPLSSSAVSAHAASVVACGTTTSSSSAASSPIVGRAVGAWGGGGGSSSPQLASLVPMPSLTAPVPRESPAAAPLCSLTGSPSKEEVRESGSVSGHPLQGSRATMHVSSSQQQQQQSARPSSLRGSATLTTMPVNFNRGGDGRRGGGGSNVPRPHKRARSAAASSTSSGGGAPPSSRRTTATRRSGH; translated from the coding sequence ATGTCGTCGTCTAGCATcaaggtggcggtgcgctgccgcccgctTTTTGGGCAGGAGCGCCCGGCCGGCGGCCTTGACATTCAGAACCGCCGCATCCTGCTCGACTCCAAGACATATGACCCGGACTTCACCTTTTCTCCTACCTCGACGCAGGAGGACGTCTTCCAGGCATGTCGGCCAATACTGCAATGCGTGAAGGAGGGTATGAACGGCACGATTATGGTCTACGGCCAGaccggcaccggcaagacGTACACCATGCTTGGCAGCGAGGACGGCGAGCAAGGCCTGGTGCACAAGGTAGTAGCAAACATGCTGGAGCATGTGCAGCGGAAGATCGCGGATGGCGCACAGTGCGCGCTGACGCTGTCCATGATCGAGATCTACAATGAGCACCTCACGGACATGCTCAGTCCGAatggggaggaagaggtgacGCTCATCTCCGGCTTCCCGCGCTTCACCCACAAGGCGACGCTGTGCAGAGTCAACGACGCCATTGAGACGATCCAGCGTGGCCTGTCGTGGCGCCACACGGCGGCAACGCTGATGAacgagcgcagcagccgctcgcACGTCGTCTTTATCTTCGACATGGAGGAGTACAATGCCTTCACGGAGCAGACCGAGGTGGCACATCTGTTCATGATCGACCTGGCCGGGTCGGAGAGTTTGAAGAAGTCGCAGGCCtccggcgtcgctgctggcgaggCTGGCAAGATCAACAAGTCGCTGCTGGCCTTGAAGAGCGTCTTCCTCGCGCTGTCCAACACGAATGAGGCGACGCGGCCCAGCCACGTGCCGTACCGCGACTCGAAATTGACAGAGCTGCTACAAGACTCTATCGGCGGCACTGCCCGAACGCTCATGATCGCCTGCATCTCATCCGTTGGCCGCGACATCGAGGAGACCAAGTCGACGCTGCTCTACGCCGTCAAGGCCCGCAGCATCCGCAACGCCGCCAacacggagaaggagaagctgctTGTCCGGCTGCGCTCGATGGAGGTCGAGAACCAGAAACTGCGCAACCGCCTGCAGGAGCGGGTGAACGAGCGGGGCGGGTACTACGTAACAAAGGAAGAACATGAGCAGACGCAGGAGATGGCTGAGTCGTACGACCAGCtcaaggaggcggtggagcagctcatGCAGGACCGTcagagcagcgacgcacgGCAGCACATATGGGAATCTCAGGTGAAGGTGCTGAACGCGCTCTTGGTGGATaaagaggcggagctgcagaacTTCAAGGAGGTGTACCATGAAGCGCTGAAGCGATTCGAGCATCAGGCGGCCGCACTCCAACGCGTGATACGCGGTGGGGTCGCGGAGGCCAAGGACGCAGTAAAAACCTCCTTCACGGACAACTACGCGCGTCTACAGGCGTGGCGCACCGAACTGCTCAACTCGCTGGAGGAGCCCGTGCCCACCACTctcccgccgctgcctctctcgcccgCTTGTTGTCCGCAGaacgacgctgctgctgcgacggccGTGGCGaatgaggaggaggtgatgcgTCAGAAGGCAGACGACAGCGCCTTCAGGTGCCCTCTGGACGCCGTTGCCGCAACGTCGCCAgaacggcgcagctgcacaccgcCTCCCTCGCAGGCCCTCCTCAGTGGCGGCACTCAGTCGCTGTCGCAGACAGCAGGTAGTCGTGGCGTCGCAGGCCCCACCCCTAACGGATCCCCCTCGCGGACAGCcgtcgcagcggctgcggtcTCCCAACACCCCAGTCGGGTcatggctgctgccgctccctaCTCCGCACGCGGTAGCACCACGTCATCTctccagcgcggcagcgtcacctcaggcgcgccgtcggcctcGGTGAGTCCGACACGCCGCGCCGGTCGTCCtcggtgcggcggtggtggcaccGCGGCCAGCAGCGGCCCTCGCCGTTGCCCCGTGGGCAACAGTAATAGCACTGGTGCTCTTCGAGGGAGCGGCGCTCCACCACTGTCgtctccgcctctgccgccgacaccgcttcctgccaccgctgtcacTGACGTGCCGACAAAGGACGATAGCAAGGAATACTGCGGCTCGACGCTGGTCACGAGCGTGATGGACGCGTCAGCGCCCCTGTTAGTGTCGCGAACTACAAGCAGCTCCATGGCGCCACCAGCGTGGTCTGCCGTGATGGCGGAGTACGACGCGCAGTGTCTTCGCACTGTGCACCGGCTGAACGAGTCGGTGGATGCACTGCTCAGCGAGTGTCTAAAGCTCTTCACCGACTACAAGGAGCACGCGGAGCGGGCGGAGCtcaagcggcggcgcggtgTTGAAGAAGTCTGCCAGCGACTGCGCACCGAATTAGACTCGAatctgaagcagctgcagcgagtCGAGGCAGTCGGCGAACGCGATGTGCAGGAGGTGCGTGAACGGTTCAGCGATCGTCTCCGGCTGAGGACCAAAATGCCGTCCTTggcggacgcggcgccgTTCCAGTTGGCGGTACGTGACGCGTGTGCAGAGGTGATACGACACGCCTCCCACgtcttcccccaccccagcACCcccgccgatgccgaggcAGCGCTTGACGTCATCGTACGCAatgtgcagcgctgcagtgcCACCTTCACCCTTCAGTCCTTGGACCCGCTGTCGTCgagcgccgtcagcgcccATGCTGCCTCGGTCGTGGCGTGTGGCACCACAACATCGTCTTCGTCCGCGGCCAGCTCGCCCATTGTAGGTCGCGCGGTGGGTGcgtggggcggcggcggtggtagcAGCAGCCCACAGCTGGCGAGTCTCGTACCCATGCCATCACTGACGGCCCCTGTCCCGCGCGAATCACCCGCGGCGGCACCCCTGTGCTCTCTGACAGGATCGCCTAGCAAGGAAGAAGTGCGGGAGAGTGGCTCTGTTAGTGGTCACCCCCTGCAGGGGTCTCGAGCGACAATGCACGTGTCATCgtctcagcagcagcagcagcagagtgCGCGACCGTCATCGCTACGCGGCAGCGCGACACTCACGACGATGCCTGTAAACTTCAaccgcggcggtgacggccgtcgtggtggcggtggcagcaacGTGCCGAGACCTCACAAGCg
- a CDS encoding putative acylphosphatase: MPPPTHTDFFSFLDSPITERSIAKGKAALLAHAYTNTRKLENRLTPLTALSISTKEDAAAAVVNPMEASCYIYTYRIFVSGRVQGVFYRKYTALKATELGVTGFVRNLPDGRVEILAEGTKEQISALETWCYRGSPKSQVTAVDVENCTEVVPPSGGAEAMAKPPVHRTMNGFVVSR; this comes from the coding sequence atgcccccccccacacacacagacttTTTCTCCTTCCTCGACTCGCCCATCACAGAGCGTTCGATTGCCAAAGGAAAGGCAGCCCTGCTCGCGCATGCATACACGAACACGCGCAAGCTCGAAAACAGACTCACACCCTTGACTGCGCTCTCCATATCCACGAAAGaggacgctgcggctgccgtcgtcaACCCCATGGAGGCGTCGTGCTACATCTACACATATCGTATCTTCGTGAGCGGCCGTGTGCAGGGTGTTTTCTACCGCAAGTACACGGCGCTCAAGGCCACGGAGCTGGGCGTGACAGGCTTTGTGCGCAACTTACCAGACGGCCGGGTCGAGATCTTGGCCGAGGGGACCAAGGAGCAAATCAGCGCACTGGAGACGTGGTGCTACAGAGGGTCGCCAAAGTCGCAGGTGACGGCCGTGGACGTGGAGAATTGCACGGAGGTGGTGCCCCCgagcggcggtgcagaagcGATGGCGAAGCCGCCGGTGCACCGCACGATGAACGGCTTCGTGGTGAGCCGCTAG
- a CDS encoding putative kinesin — MHSQRPCAGYNARCEHDRSVLPSLMSQQDEFFTGSSPRTASVHSEARPHLQERFPFATAASSLPEHSDGANLYSGAGATNTRGNFKVAVRVRPPLHRELHGYRPFVDVVQIVPEHPNSITLCDALDTEDGRGAVYSRQSYTFDRVYAADATQEDVYELSARPAVLSVLEGYNATLMAYGQTGTGKTYTMEGFTNEEERGIVPRAVEDVFACIQERRRTSEDTKFLVRASYMQIYNEVISDLLEPPATAFVASSSSSSGGASRSSSLAVRHTPQRGVYVDGLSEWIVRTPEDVYGLIAKGTALRATSATKLSELSSRSHAIFTIVVEAMEGNEANPLSYRFGKLNIVDLAGSEKIRLAGVTGQRLEETKNINKSLHELGNVISALAAKSGAHGRRVQRHIPFRNSALTSALRDSLGGNCKTTLIACISPALESYAESLSTLMFANRAKNIQNHAVVNEGMSQATLLRAYEQELQRLRQQLQERTEMGGGGANGLMSSTDTHLLLSELEEDRRRAEADRQAALAALEKSSVAHQEEMRVRQELESRIRELEAIMREGGMEGNPRTSQEYAERLLELDRERQAVEEDKEQVERYKHLLLKQRDIMLSLTTRLNDRDETILLLQEEVDAYDQHVQTLEEELELLARQGNAGRRATSPPPSSTAMMVVNPQLVGNASEAQAAEYIYQRRVQSPSSEAGARAGTSPRYRSFLQPSRTVTAEALAVELVMLQGRKDAAAVAASGKDRSGSVEGSLVDAAELTRILQQRADSILHAHYNAQVAQLRSTVAALTLQLRNSEDRAHIADKEARLLAHRLSSGQNGATIDAVQRELRAEWDSRRKAYVSTMDAVRDAVRADTAERVRLGREIDRIRVEVQHLLETATSSAIASPDTSRRSAVSRVWQRLQEVEEEVRLHGILTQLPDVLLDAEAVPSGNSSATSAADAERKLRDAQAREAALQKRIEEQQCCITQLEREMEGRANGRESSEASAADTAEVAALRRKLMVHEKDRHAIRTILEHRMKSKINRICELLQVTHVDTADGKDGASKLSSEALSLQGLIHAAIKAMDADV; from the coding sequence ATGCACTCGCAAAGACCATGTGCCGGCTACAACGCCCGTTGCGAGCACGACCGAAGCGTGTTGCCGTCCTTGATGAGTCAGCAGGACGAATTTTtcaccggcagcagcccgcGCACGGCCTCTGTACACAGTGAGGCGAGGCCGCATCTACAGGAGCGCTTCCCCTTCGCCACGGCGGCATCCTCGCTGCCAGAGCACTCCGACGGCGCCAACCTCTActccggcgccggcgctacCAACACGCGCGGCAACTTtaaggtggcggtgcgcgtaCGTCCACCTCTGCACCGCGAGCTGCACGGCTACCGACCCTTCGTCGACGTGGTTCAAATAGTACCAGAGCACCCCAATTCCATCACCCTCTGCGATGCTCTAGACACAGAGGACGGTCGGGGGGCGGTGTACTCGCGCCAGAGCTACACGTTCGACCGCGTCTACGCGGCCGACGCAACGCAGGAGGACGTATACGAGCTGAGCGCGCGGCCAGCGGTCCTATCGGTGCTAGAGGGCTACAACGCCACGCTCATGGCGTACGGGCAGACGGGCACAGGCAAGACATACACAATGGAGGGCTTCAccaacgaggaggagcgtggCATTGTTCCTCGCGCTGTCGAAGATGTCTTTGCGTGCATACAGGAGaggcgccgcaccagcgaGGACACAAAGTTCCTCGTGCGGGCCTCCTACATGCAAATCTACAACGAGGTCATCTCGGACCTGCTGGAGCCGCCGGCCACGGCGTTCGttgccagcagcagcagcagcagcggcggtgcaaGCCGTAGCAGCAGCCTCGCCGTGCGCCACACACCCCAGCGCGGCGTCTACGTCGATGGCTTGTCGGAGTGGATCGTGCGCACCCCAGAGGACGTGTACGGGCTCATCGCGAAgggcacggcgctgcgggcgacCAGTGCCACGAAGCTGAGCGAGCTGTCCTCCCGCTCGCACGCCATCTTCACCATTGTcgtggaggcgatggagggCAACGAGGCGAATCCGCTCTCCTACCGCTTTGGCAAACTGAACATTGTCGACCTGGCCGGCAGCGAGAAAATCCGCCTGGCCGGGGTCACGGGGCAGAGACTGGAGGAGACCAAGAACATCAACAAGTCGCTGCACGAGCTTGGCAACGTCATCTCTGCCTTGGCCGCCAAGTCCGGCGCACACGGCCGtcgagtgcagcggcacatCCCGTTCCGCAACTCCGCCCTCACAAGCGCGCTGCGAGACTCACTTGGCGGCAACTGCAAGACGACGCTGATCGCGTGCATTTCACCGGCGTTGGAGTCGTACGCGGAGTCTCTCTCCACGCTCATGTTCGCCAATCGCGCCAAGAACATTCAGAACCACGCCGTGGTGAACGAGGGCATGAGCCAGGCAACGCTGCTCAGGGCGTACGAGCAGGAACTGCAGcgactgcggcagcagctgcaggaacGCACGGAgatgggcggcggtggcgccaaTGGGCTCATGAGCTCGACTGACACCCATTTGCTGCTTTCCGAATTGGAGGAGGACCGACGgcgtgcggaggcggacCGGCAGGCGGCGCTTGCGGCGCTTGAGAAGTCTTCGGTGGCACATCAGGAAGagatgcgtgtgcggcagGAGCTGGAGAGTCGCATACGCGAGCTAGAGGCCATCATGCGCGAGGGTGGCATGGAGGGCAACCCGCGCACCAGTCAGGAGTACGCCGAGCGGCTTCTCGAGCTGGACCGGGAGCGTCAGGCCGTGGAAGAGGACAAGGAGCAGGTGGAACGCTAcaagcacctgctgctgaagcagcgcgACATCATGCTGAGCCTCACCACCCGACTGAACGACCGCGACGAGACGATCCTGCTTCTCCAAGAAGAAGTTGACGCCTACGACCAGCACGTGCAGAcgttggaggaggagctggagctgtTGGCACGGCAAGGCAACGCAGGGCGGCGGgccacctcgccgccgccgtcctcgacCGCAATGATGGTTGTCAACCCGCAGCTCGTCGGGAACGCGAgtgaggcgcaggcggcagaATACATCTACCAAAGGCGCGTGCAGTCCCCGTCGTCGGAGGCTGGCGCGCGGGCCGGCACGTCGCCGCGATACCGATCCTTCCTTCAACCGAGCCGCACTGTTACCGCGGAGGCGCTCGCCGTGGAGTTGGTCATGCTACAAGGCCGcaaagacgccgccgcggtggctgcTTCGGGCAAGGACAGGAGCGGATCAGTCGAGGGCAgcctcgtcgacgccgcggagCTGACTCGTatcctgcagcagcgcgccgactCGATTTTGCACGCGCATTACAACGCGCaagtggcgcagctgcgctccaCCGTGGCGGCGTTGACCCTTCAACTGCGCAACAGCGAGGACAGGGCGCACATCGCCGACAAGGAGGCGCGCCTGCTGGCGCATCGACTGAGCAGTGGACAGAACGGTGCCACCATAGATGCGGTGCAGCGAGAACTTCGAGCGGAGTGGGACTCGCGCCGCAAAGCCTACGTCAGCACGATGGACGCGGTCCGAGACGCCGTTCGCGCCGACACGGCAGAGAGGGTGCGGCTTGGGCGCGAGATCGACCGCATCCGCGTGGAGGTGCAGCACCTGCTTGAGACAGCGACCTCGTCGGCTATCGCGTCACCTGACACGAGTCGGCGGTCTGCTGTTAGCCGCgtgtggcagcggctgcaggaggtggaggaggaagtGCGCCTTCACGGGATATTGACGCAGCTGCCAGATGTGCTCCTTGACGCTGAGGCTGTGCCCTCGGGGAATAGCAGTGCCACGAGCGCAGCGGATGCGGAGCGCAAGTTGCGCGATGCGCAGGcgcgggaggcggcgctgcagaaaAGGATtgaagagcagcagtgctgcATCACACAGCTGGAGCGGGAGATGGAGGGTCGCGCAAACGGCCGCGAATCATCAGAAGCGTCCGCCGCCGACACAGCGGAGGTGGCAGCGCTGAGGAGAAAGCTAATGGTGCACGAGAAGGATCGGCATGCCATCCGCACCATCCTGGAGCACCGGATGAAGAGCAAGATTAATCGCAtctgtgagctgctgcaggtcaCCCACGTCGACACTGCTGACGGCAAAGATGGGGCCAGCAAGCTGAGCAGCGAGGCGCTCAGTCTGCAGGGACTCATTCACGCCGCGATCAAGGCGATGGATGCAGACGTTTag